The Musa acuminata AAA Group cultivar baxijiao chromosome BXJ2-2, Cavendish_Baxijiao_AAA, whole genome shotgun sequence genome has a segment encoding these proteins:
- the LOC103975917 gene encoding ASI1-immunoprecipitated protein 2 isoform X4, whose amino-acid sequence MVLGKFTDQNKIIFVGDMNVKSGTCNVCSATCSSCMHRIAAAMESDGDCGSSDNIFERKEADSCSFVGAKCGSCNDLQIAASETSNLLSGSSSHDSYSENADSKTVRKSTAYDTYEDIDIPLKVSTVEAVKEDKVLRNGTASLGNGTSCSFCRPDFENGASAREQYVPGSHGNNDSCITGGRDSNPLLINDNLKLDMRDTPCSSVSTCKLDAKETEVLIQVEATCEYDGGFMDTGCGNSGKLSTFPGESFCKKSDSLGLHNKSDLTEASTRKNISPQPNIDFHSQSEHISSHNAGSKDMEAYPPCQVLEEPCKRLIVDDKSSYQGLPAAGSDHAPKTIMLPNNEASKAIRIRRDISSGKFMNEDGCFESASGFGSSECNLHESGKPQQSLLHGQVSESDCMLYDVKVCDICGDTGREELLATCSRCIDGAEHTYCMRIMLDKIPEGDWLCEECQMKEELEMKRLDKTETFSGKSNVQCLNKKGENIGMSMNPENLANLNTKPTDPEACGSSKEMQNPMGTGKRHTYQMDLASPMVKKVSETADEALKAASPRICSAFAHENSSKNFHTAEVKRTNMASSLGSQYAKSSWTSSQSPSLGYSSSIVKEKLFPSKGGSASKQVSFKKNVEPKVEHLAEGVPQNLAKESTPRNTQYQSLVETINKSASFNNISSGHHNFQSSDNYQSIKSPQDEDPGSLKPKKERNVTERKSSFVLDHPFASPHVGRKSLPDLGMKVALLNRNSSKNLEPSILGTSKGLNRENDAEYKEVKQRQPSLKCKSYGIFDSENRKRESWHQAHSKDKTKSIPNTSRLTISGGKSALCSGKLTKASYATQCHQIDKLTLYSAKPSADVSLIDGTSKRNRWKDVAKAAMSRNNKSRIVDQSECRLLSNHVNSEGSSRSSLKSSICQKNFPLEGAPDGKVILRSSDTDYSKTDSAANTGQTEHSTKSLCNSGVGDLNVNPTNFDKLNEKPSTQSLPHHPSLLATISRSVIIPEQECIWQGAFEILKIGTITEIVDGIQAHLSMFASPKVHEVVCQFPCKIQLEEVPRVSLWPLQFQEINPKEFNIALYFFAKDSESYERSYRKVLEAAIENDLALKGNISEVELLIFPSSMLPESSQRWNMLFFLWGIFRGRKSDSLKPHTDLQELCESTIITDPTVQELSPSHTGELSSFQKHDSQKYPPKEFSRGNESSGPSTSGRDDICKTQSFLYKAAGEKESGELSNHNSDLCPRIYSFDLNEICPAVKSNETNLGNLDDVAVAGKIPRIHANSVRHSLSGSLLGYSASSFGQDNGGTRKIKEKECSVIEFGTKDNIMKIDCLSWGSKPNMKRAHTCSATYGEASQSTDGANTWQEKAGYFCSEDDLEHKRMKHYSEGHGTGSHRDQSIDGRSPFKVQPFVTSYLHEQQQRYGVNYGIVMTESLRCTERSFFPVDACPLRNNVVENFGYFISRDDEASQEPDTPDLELSLGGKKQSLKKEIFASFHPSVDKGGLYKLSGSTFSEDDMSACLSLSLTSPDMEKKNTENPVPKELHGGNTILNLFGGSTDT is encoded by the exons ATGGTTTTG GGCAAATTTACAGACCAAAACAAAATTATATTTGTAGGTGATATGAATGTGAAATCTGGTACATGTAATGTTTGCTCTGCTACTTGCTCCTCTTGTATGCATCGGATTGCCGCAGCAATGGAGTCAGATGGTGATTGTGGATCCTCTGATAATATCTTTGAAAGGAAAGAAGCAGATAGTTGTTCTTTTGTTGGTGCCAAATGTGGATCTTGTAATGATCTGCAAATTGCAGCTAGTGAAACAAGCAATTTGTTGAGTGGAagttcaagtcatgattcatattCTGAAAATGCAGATAGCAAAACAGTAAGAAAGTCTACTGCATATGATACTTATGAAGACATTGATATACCCCTAAAGGTTTCAACTGTTGAAGCAGTCAAGGAAGATAAGGTTCTTCGAAATGGCACTGCTAGTCTTGGTAATGGAACATCATGCAGCTTTTGCAGACCTGATTTTGAAAATGGTGCATCAGCTAGAGAGCAGTATGTGCCAGGAAGTCATGGGAATAACGATTCATGCATTACTGGAGGCCGAGATTCCAATCCGTTACTTATAAATGATAATTTGAAACTGGACATGAGAGATACACCATGTAGTTcagtatcaacatgtaaattagaTGCCAAAGAAACTGAAGTGCTGATTCAAGTTGAAGCTACTTGTGAATATGATGGTGGTTTTATGGATACAGGCTGTGGTAACTCAGGGAAGCTCAGTACATTCCCTGGAGAATCATTTTGTAAGAAGAGTGACAGTCTAGGCCTTCATAACAAGTCTGACCTTACAGAGGCTTCCACAAGAAAGAATATTTCTCCACAACCAAATATAGATTTCCATTCTCAAAGTGAGCATATTTCTAGTCATAATGCTGGCTCCAAAGATATGGAAGCATATCCACCATGCCAAGTTCTGGAAGAACCTTGTAAGCGCTTGATAGTTGACGATAAATCCTCATATCAAGGACTGCCAGCTGCTGGTAGTGATCATGCGCCAAAGACTATTATGCTCCCAAACAATGAAGCTAGCAAAGCAATTCGGATCAGACGTGACATATCTTCTGGAAAATTCATGAATGAAGATGGATGCTTTGAATCTGCTTCTGGCTTTGGCAGTTCTGAATGCAATTTGCACGAGTCTGGAAAACCACAGCAGTCACTTCTTCATGGTCAAGTTTCTGAATCAGATTGCATGTTGTATGAC GTAAAAGTATGTGATATATGTGGAGACACTGGCCGGGAGGAGCTTCTTGCTACTTGCAGTAGATGCATCGATGGTGCAGAACATAC TTACTGCATGAGGATTATGTTGGACAAAATTCCTGAAGGAGATTGGCTATGTGAAGAATGTCAGATGAAGGAGGAACTTGAGATGAAAAGGCTGGATAAAACTGAGACATTTTCTGGAAAATCAAATGTACAATGCTTGAATAAGAAAGGCGAGAATATTGGGATGTCCATGAACCCTGAGAATTTAGCAAACTTGAACACCAAGCCAACTGACCCTGAAGCATGTGGATCCAGTAAAGAAATGCAAAATCCAATGGGAACTGGTAAAAGGCACACATACCAAATGGATCTAGCTTCACCAATGGTCAAGAAGGTTTCTGAAACAGCTGATGAAGCTTTGAAAGCAGCAAGTCCTAGAATATGTAGTGCCTTCGCTCATGAAAAttcatctaaaaactttcatacagCTGAAGTAAAGCGAACCAATATGGCTTCATCACTTGGAAGTCAGTATGCAAAGAGTTCCTGGACCTCTTCTCAATCGCCTTCCCTTGGCTATAGCTCTTCAATTGTTAAAGAAAAACTTTTTCCTTCCAAGG GTGGGTCTGCCTCAAAACAAGTTTCTTTCAAGAAGAATGTGGAACCAAAAGTTGAGCATTTGGCTGAAGGTGTTCCCCAAAATCTAGCTAAAGAGTCTACACCAAGAAACACACAATATCAATCCTTGGTGGAAACTATCAACAAATCTGCTTCATTCAACAATATTAGCTCAGGCCATCACAACTTCCAATCATCTGACAATTATCAATCAATCAAGTCACCACAGGATGAGGACCCTGGAAGTCTTaaaccaaagaaagaaagaaatgtaaCAGAAAGAAAGAGCTCCTTTGTTCTTGATCACCCATTTGCTAGTCCACACGTAGGGAGGAAGTCTCTGCCAGATCTGGGTATGAAGGTTGCACTACTTAACAGAAACTCAAGTAAGAACCTTGAGCCTAGCATCCTTGGAACTAGCAAAGGATTGAATAGAGAAAATGATGCAG AGTATAAAGAAGTGAAGCAGCGGCAGCCATCATTGAAATGTAAAAGTTATGGGATCTTTGATTCCGAGAATCGAAAGAGGG AGTCTTGGCATCAAGCTCATTCGAAAGATAAAACGAAGAGTATCCCCAACACATCAAGGCTCACAATTTCAGGAGGCAAGAGTGCATTATGTTCTGGTAAATTAACAAAAGCAAGCTATGCTACTCAGTGCCACCAAATTGACAAGCTTACTTTATATTCTGCAAAGCCTTCTGCTGATGTGAGTTTAATCGATGGAACTAGCAAGAGAAATAGGTGGAAAGATGTGGCCAAAGCTGCAATGTCAAGGAACAACAAAAGTAGAATAGTTGATCAGTCTGAGTGTAGATTGTTAAGCAACCATGTAAATTCTGAAGGTTCTTCCAGAAGTTCTTTGAAGAGTTCAATTTGTCAGAAGAACTTTCCTTTAGAAGGAGCACCTGATGGAAAAGTGATCCTGAGAAGCTCTGACACCGACTATAGCAAAACAGATAGTGCAGCTAACACGGGGCAAACAGAACATTCAACCAAATCTTTATGTAATTCTGGAGTAGGGGACTTGAATGTCAATCCTACAAATTTTGACAAGTTGAATGAGAAACCGTCGACTCAGTCTTTGCCTCATCACCCTTCTCTACTTGCGACTATCTCTAGATCAGTTATAATCCCAGAGCAGGAATGCATATGGCA GGGTGCttttgagattttaaaaattgGAACAATTACCGAAATTGTTGATGGAATTCAAGCCCACTTGTCAATGTTTGCATCACCGAAAGTGCATGAAGTAGTGTGCCAGTTTCCATGCAAAATCCAATTAGAGGAAGTTCCTCGGGTTAGCTTGTGGCCGTTGCAGTTTCAGGAAATCAATCCTAAAGAATTTAATATTGCACTATATTTTTTTGCTAAAGATTCTGAGAG TTACGAAAGATCTTACCGGAAGGTGTTGGAAGCTGCAATAGAAAATGATTTAGCCCTCAAAGGGAACATCAGCGAGGTGGAGCTTCTTATATTTCCTTCAAGTATGCTACCCGAGAGTTCGCAAC GTTGGAACATGTTATTTTTTCTTTGGGGTATCTTCAGAGGAAGGAAATCAGACTCCTTAAAGCCTCACACTGATTTGCAGGAGCTCTGTGAATCAACGATAATCACAGATCCCACTGTTCAAGAATTATCGCCTTCTCATACTGGTGAATTATCTTCCTTTCAGAAACATGATTCCCAGAAGTATCCACCAAAAGAATTTTCAAGGGGAAATGAATCATCTGGGCCCAGCACCTCTGGCCGTGATGATATCTGCAAGACACAGAGCTTTTTATACAAGGCAGCAGGTGAAAAAGAGAGTGGTGAACTTTCAAATCATAATTCAGATTTGTGTCCCAGGATCTACTCTTTTGATCTTAATGAGATATGTCCAGCGGTAAAAAGCAATGAAACCAACCTG GGGAACTTGGATGATGTTGCTGTTGCTGGAAAGATTCCCCGTATTCATGCAAATAGTGTACGACATAGCCTTAGTGGATCATTGCTTGGATATTCAGCTTCTTCTTTTGGACAAG ATAATGGAGGGACAAGAAAGATTAAAGAGAAAGAATGCTCAGTGATAGAATTTGGGACTAAGGACAATATAATGAAAATTGATTGCCTGAGCTGGGGATCAAAGCCTAATATGAAACGTGCACACACTTGCTCAGCCACATATGGTGAAGCATCACAGAGCACCGATGGAGCAAATACTTGGCAGGAGAAAGCAGGTTATTTCTGTTCAGAAGATGACCTAGAACACAAAAGGATGAAACATTACAGCGAAGGACATGGTACCGGTAGTCATAGAGATCAAAGTATCGATGGTAGATCACCATTTAAGGTACAACCATTTGTGACTAGCTACTTACATGAACAACAGCAAAGATATGGTGTCAACTATGGCATTGTGATGACTGAGAGCTTAAGATGCACTGAAAGGAGCTTCTTTCCGGTGGATGCATGCCCTCTTAGGAACAATGTGGTGGAGAACTTCGGGTACTTCATTTCTCGGGACGATGAGGCCTCACAAGAGCCTGATACCCCAGATCTTGAACTATCTCTGGGTGGTAAGAAGCAGTCATTGAAGAAGGAAATATTTGCGTCATTTCATCCTTCGGTTGATAAGGGAGGACTATATAAGCTGTCTGGTTCCACCTTTAGCGAAGATGATATGTCGGCatgtctctctctatctcttacCTCTCCTGACATGGAGAAAAAAAATACAGAAAAtcctgttcctaaagaattgcatGGTGGCAACACTATTCTGAATCTGTTTGGTGGCTCCACTGACACTTGA
- the LOC103975917 gene encoding protein PARALOG OF AIPP2 isoform X3, with product MVLGKFTDQNKIIFVGDMNVKSGTCNVCSATCSSCMHRIAAAMESDGDCGSSDNIFERKEADSCSFVGAKCGSCNDLQIAASETSNLLSGSSSHDSYSENADSKTVRKSTAYDTYEDIDIPLKVSTVEAVKEDKVLRNGTASLGNGTSCSFCRPDFENGASAREQYVPGSHGNNDSCITGGRDSNPLLINDNLKLDMRDTPCSSVSTCKLDAKETEVLIQVEATCEYDGGFMDTGCGNSGKLSTFPGESFCKKSDSLGLHNKSDLTEASTRKNISPQPNIDFHSQSEHISSHNAGSKDMEAYPPCQVLEEPCKRLIVDDKSSYQGLPAAGSDHAPKTIMLPNNEASKAIRIRRDISSGKFMNEDGCFESASGFGSSECNLHESGKPQQSLLHGQVSESDCMLYDVKVCDICGDTGREELLATCSRCIDGAEHTYCMRIMLDKIPEGDWLCEECQMKEELEMKRLDKTETFSGKSNVQCLNKKGENIGMSMNPENLANLNTKPTDPEACGSSKEMQNPMGTGKRHTYQMDLASPMVKKVSETADEALKAASPRICSAFAHENSSKNFHTAEVKRTNMASSLGSQYAKSSWTSSQSPSLGYSSSIVKEKLFPSKGGSASKQVSFKKNVEPKVEHLAEGVPQNLAKESTPRNTQYQSLVETINKSASFNNISSGHHNFQSSDNYQSIKSPQDEDPGSLKPKKERNVTERKSSFVLDHPFASPHVGRKSLPDLGMKVALLNRNSSKNLEPSILGTSKGLNRENDAEYKEVKQRQPSLKCKSYGIFDSENRKRGKFVNEEPVHANSGANNRSYNDAGGVTSSVSSFAESWHQAHSKDKTKSIPNTSRLTISGGKSALCSGKLTKASYATQCHQIDKLTLYSAKPSADVSLIDGTSKRNRWKDVAKAAMSRNNKSRIVDQSECRLLSNHVNSEGSSRSSLKSSICQKNFPLEGAPDGKVILRSSDTDYSKTDSAANTGQTEHSTKSLCNSGVGDLNVNPTNFDKLNEKPSTQSLPHHPSLLATISRSVIIPEQECIWQGAFEILKIGTITEIVDGIQAHLSMFASPKVHEVVCQFPCKIQLEEVPRVSLWPLQFQEINPKEFNIALYFFAKDSESYERSYRKVLEAAIENDLALKGNISEVELLIFPSSMLPESSQRWNMLFFLWGIFRGRKSDSLKPHTDLQELCESTIITDPTVQELSPSHTGELSSFQKHDSQKYPPKEFSRGNESSGPSTSGRDDICKTQSFLYKAAGEKESGELSNHNSDLCPRIYSFDLNEICPAGNLDDVAVAGKIPRIHANSVRHSLSGSLLGYSASSFGQDNGGTRKIKEKECSVIEFGTKDNIMKIDCLSWGSKPNMKRAHTCSATYGEASQSTDGANTWQEKAGYFCSEDDLEHKRMKHYSEGHGTGSHRDQSIDGRSPFKVQPFVTSYLHEQQQRYGVNYGIVMTESLRCTERSFFPVDACPLRNNVVENFGYFISRDDEASQEPDTPDLELSLGGKKQSLKKEIFASFHPSVDKGGLYKLSGSTFSEDDMSACLSLSLTSPDMEKKNTENPVPKELHGGNTILNLFGGSTDT from the exons ATGGTTTTG GGCAAATTTACAGACCAAAACAAAATTATATTTGTAGGTGATATGAATGTGAAATCTGGTACATGTAATGTTTGCTCTGCTACTTGCTCCTCTTGTATGCATCGGATTGCCGCAGCAATGGAGTCAGATGGTGATTGTGGATCCTCTGATAATATCTTTGAAAGGAAAGAAGCAGATAGTTGTTCTTTTGTTGGTGCCAAATGTGGATCTTGTAATGATCTGCAAATTGCAGCTAGTGAAACAAGCAATTTGTTGAGTGGAagttcaagtcatgattcatattCTGAAAATGCAGATAGCAAAACAGTAAGAAAGTCTACTGCATATGATACTTATGAAGACATTGATATACCCCTAAAGGTTTCAACTGTTGAAGCAGTCAAGGAAGATAAGGTTCTTCGAAATGGCACTGCTAGTCTTGGTAATGGAACATCATGCAGCTTTTGCAGACCTGATTTTGAAAATGGTGCATCAGCTAGAGAGCAGTATGTGCCAGGAAGTCATGGGAATAACGATTCATGCATTACTGGAGGCCGAGATTCCAATCCGTTACTTATAAATGATAATTTGAAACTGGACATGAGAGATACACCATGTAGTTcagtatcaacatgtaaattagaTGCCAAAGAAACTGAAGTGCTGATTCAAGTTGAAGCTACTTGTGAATATGATGGTGGTTTTATGGATACAGGCTGTGGTAACTCAGGGAAGCTCAGTACATTCCCTGGAGAATCATTTTGTAAGAAGAGTGACAGTCTAGGCCTTCATAACAAGTCTGACCTTACAGAGGCTTCCACAAGAAAGAATATTTCTCCACAACCAAATATAGATTTCCATTCTCAAAGTGAGCATATTTCTAGTCATAATGCTGGCTCCAAAGATATGGAAGCATATCCACCATGCCAAGTTCTGGAAGAACCTTGTAAGCGCTTGATAGTTGACGATAAATCCTCATATCAAGGACTGCCAGCTGCTGGTAGTGATCATGCGCCAAAGACTATTATGCTCCCAAACAATGAAGCTAGCAAAGCAATTCGGATCAGACGTGACATATCTTCTGGAAAATTCATGAATGAAGATGGATGCTTTGAATCTGCTTCTGGCTTTGGCAGTTCTGAATGCAATTTGCACGAGTCTGGAAAACCACAGCAGTCACTTCTTCATGGTCAAGTTTCTGAATCAGATTGCATGTTGTATGAC GTAAAAGTATGTGATATATGTGGAGACACTGGCCGGGAGGAGCTTCTTGCTACTTGCAGTAGATGCATCGATGGTGCAGAACATAC TTACTGCATGAGGATTATGTTGGACAAAATTCCTGAAGGAGATTGGCTATGTGAAGAATGTCAGATGAAGGAGGAACTTGAGATGAAAAGGCTGGATAAAACTGAGACATTTTCTGGAAAATCAAATGTACAATGCTTGAATAAGAAAGGCGAGAATATTGGGATGTCCATGAACCCTGAGAATTTAGCAAACTTGAACACCAAGCCAACTGACCCTGAAGCATGTGGATCCAGTAAAGAAATGCAAAATCCAATGGGAACTGGTAAAAGGCACACATACCAAATGGATCTAGCTTCACCAATGGTCAAGAAGGTTTCTGAAACAGCTGATGAAGCTTTGAAAGCAGCAAGTCCTAGAATATGTAGTGCCTTCGCTCATGAAAAttcatctaaaaactttcatacagCTGAAGTAAAGCGAACCAATATGGCTTCATCACTTGGAAGTCAGTATGCAAAGAGTTCCTGGACCTCTTCTCAATCGCCTTCCCTTGGCTATAGCTCTTCAATTGTTAAAGAAAAACTTTTTCCTTCCAAGG GTGGGTCTGCCTCAAAACAAGTTTCTTTCAAGAAGAATGTGGAACCAAAAGTTGAGCATTTGGCTGAAGGTGTTCCCCAAAATCTAGCTAAAGAGTCTACACCAAGAAACACACAATATCAATCCTTGGTGGAAACTATCAACAAATCTGCTTCATTCAACAATATTAGCTCAGGCCATCACAACTTCCAATCATCTGACAATTATCAATCAATCAAGTCACCACAGGATGAGGACCCTGGAAGTCTTaaaccaaagaaagaaagaaatgtaaCAGAAAGAAAGAGCTCCTTTGTTCTTGATCACCCATTTGCTAGTCCACACGTAGGGAGGAAGTCTCTGCCAGATCTGGGTATGAAGGTTGCACTACTTAACAGAAACTCAAGTAAGAACCTTGAGCCTAGCATCCTTGGAACTAGCAAAGGATTGAATAGAGAAAATGATGCAG AGTATAAAGAAGTGAAGCAGCGGCAGCCATCATTGAAATGTAAAAGTTATGGGATCTTTGATTCCGAGAATCGAAAGAGGGGTAAATTTGTCAATGAGGAACCTGTTCACGCAAATTCTGGTGCTAACAATAGATCATATAATGATGCTGGTGGAGTTACAAGCAGTGTGTCTTCTTTTGCAGAGTCTTGGCATCAAGCTCATTCGAAAGATAAAACGAAGAGTATCCCCAACACATCAAGGCTCACAATTTCAGGAGGCAAGAGTGCATTATGTTCTGGTAAATTAACAAAAGCAAGCTATGCTACTCAGTGCCACCAAATTGACAAGCTTACTTTATATTCTGCAAAGCCTTCTGCTGATGTGAGTTTAATCGATGGAACTAGCAAGAGAAATAGGTGGAAAGATGTGGCCAAAGCTGCAATGTCAAGGAACAACAAAAGTAGAATAGTTGATCAGTCTGAGTGTAGATTGTTAAGCAACCATGTAAATTCTGAAGGTTCTTCCAGAAGTTCTTTGAAGAGTTCAATTTGTCAGAAGAACTTTCCTTTAGAAGGAGCACCTGATGGAAAAGTGATCCTGAGAAGCTCTGACACCGACTATAGCAAAACAGATAGTGCAGCTAACACGGGGCAAACAGAACATTCAACCAAATCTTTATGTAATTCTGGAGTAGGGGACTTGAATGTCAATCCTACAAATTTTGACAAGTTGAATGAGAAACCGTCGACTCAGTCTTTGCCTCATCACCCTTCTCTACTTGCGACTATCTCTAGATCAGTTATAATCCCAGAGCAGGAATGCATATGGCA GGGTGCttttgagattttaaaaattgGAACAATTACCGAAATTGTTGATGGAATTCAAGCCCACTTGTCAATGTTTGCATCACCGAAAGTGCATGAAGTAGTGTGCCAGTTTCCATGCAAAATCCAATTAGAGGAAGTTCCTCGGGTTAGCTTGTGGCCGTTGCAGTTTCAGGAAATCAATCCTAAAGAATTTAATATTGCACTATATTTTTTTGCTAAAGATTCTGAGAG TTACGAAAGATCTTACCGGAAGGTGTTGGAAGCTGCAATAGAAAATGATTTAGCCCTCAAAGGGAACATCAGCGAGGTGGAGCTTCTTATATTTCCTTCAAGTATGCTACCCGAGAGTTCGCAAC GTTGGAACATGTTATTTTTTCTTTGGGGTATCTTCAGAGGAAGGAAATCAGACTCCTTAAAGCCTCACACTGATTTGCAGGAGCTCTGTGAATCAACGATAATCACAGATCCCACTGTTCAAGAATTATCGCCTTCTCATACTGGTGAATTATCTTCCTTTCAGAAACATGATTCCCAGAAGTATCCACCAAAAGAATTTTCAAGGGGAAATGAATCATCTGGGCCCAGCACCTCTGGCCGTGATGATATCTGCAAGACACAGAGCTTTTTATACAAGGCAGCAGGTGAAAAAGAGAGTGGTGAACTTTCAAATCATAATTCAGATTTGTGTCCCAGGATCTACTCTTTTGATCTTAATGAGATATGTCCAGCG GGGAACTTGGATGATGTTGCTGTTGCTGGAAAGATTCCCCGTATTCATGCAAATAGTGTACGACATAGCCTTAGTGGATCATTGCTTGGATATTCAGCTTCTTCTTTTGGACAAG ATAATGGAGGGACAAGAAAGATTAAAGAGAAAGAATGCTCAGTGATAGAATTTGGGACTAAGGACAATATAATGAAAATTGATTGCCTGAGCTGGGGATCAAAGCCTAATATGAAACGTGCACACACTTGCTCAGCCACATATGGTGAAGCATCACAGAGCACCGATGGAGCAAATACTTGGCAGGAGAAAGCAGGTTATTTCTGTTCAGAAGATGACCTAGAACACAAAAGGATGAAACATTACAGCGAAGGACATGGTACCGGTAGTCATAGAGATCAAAGTATCGATGGTAGATCACCATTTAAGGTACAACCATTTGTGACTAGCTACTTACATGAACAACAGCAAAGATATGGTGTCAACTATGGCATTGTGATGACTGAGAGCTTAAGATGCACTGAAAGGAGCTTCTTTCCGGTGGATGCATGCCCTCTTAGGAACAATGTGGTGGAGAACTTCGGGTACTTCATTTCTCGGGACGATGAGGCCTCACAAGAGCCTGATACCCCAGATCTTGAACTATCTCTGGGTGGTAAGAAGCAGTCATTGAAGAAGGAAATATTTGCGTCATTTCATCCTTCGGTTGATAAGGGAGGACTATATAAGCTGTCTGGTTCCACCTTTAGCGAAGATGATATGTCGGCatgtctctctctatctcttacCTCTCCTGACATGGAGAAAAAAAATACAGAAAAtcctgttcctaaagaattgcatGGTGGCAACACTATTCTGAATCTGTTTGGTGGCTCCACTGACACTTGA